Genomic segment of Mastomys coucha isolate ucsf_1 unplaced genomic scaffold, UCSF_Mcou_1 pScaffold23, whole genome shotgun sequence:
GGCCAATGCTGGCAGAAGTAGCCTTCTTCTGGGAGACTGGAGTGTAGGGAATCCAGAGGAGGAGAGGTGTAGCCTTCTGGAGTGTAGGAAGGCAGTTGAGCTGGCGAGTAACTGCAGTCAAAGGAGCCAGAGAGACTGGAGGAATCCGAAGGCGATCCTGGAATCTAGAGAAATGAAAACCAGGGAACAAAAAGCTTGGTAACTTAGACAGGATTAAAGGAACGGGGCAGTATGGATTTACTCCTGCAAAGTGAGAAAATTAGGGCTGAGAATGAGCCTAAAACCCTTAACCTAGTCTTTGGAAGTAATCTCATTTGCCGACTGTGATTTCATGACACCGCATCCCagattctgtttctctttcccaaCAATCAATTGCCTtgctctgctgcctgcctttgttaAAACCTTGCAGGATGTTTTGTTCTTAAACCACGAAATCTCACTGTGTCTCAGGTCACCTGCACATCAGATCCTGCTGCGTGCCACAGTGTAAGCTGCAGGTGGCACCTTGGGCGTTTCTTCACACTCTTGAACAGGAGGAGTCAGGTAAACACACAGAGGTAGAACCCAAGTCCTCATAGGCCCAGCATCTAGAACACCCGAGGATGCCCAGCTCCTGTCACCAGTGTATTCCCCTGGGAGCTGCCAGAGATCTAATACATCTTAAGCACCTTTACAGTGGCCAACCTTGGAAGCTGAGCAGAAACTGTGTGCTATGCCCCCATGAAAATATGCATGCACGTTCTGTAGAGTTACTTTCCTATCTTCTCTAAATCCAGTTTCTCCTCATATAGACTTttgacaaatgaaaataataagtatgcacatttctttttaaaaggaaaaaaccttACACAGTTTAAAAACCATTACAGATCCCTAAGACATAAAAGCAATAGTCTTACTCATTTTAAAGAGAACACGTTTTTGAACATTTGAGATCCATCAGGAATAGAGAATCCAAATTCTTCCAAAGATTAGGATTGCTTTGTCTTGTTTCGAGagaaggtctcatgtagcctaggctatacCTATATAtttagctgaggctgaccttgaactcctagccCTCTTGtccatgcctcccaagtgcttggattaaggCATATACCACGGGCTTAAATGTTAACCATCTCAGGCTTAAATGTGTTCTTTTGCCCCAGGCAGCCCAAAGCAGCCAGTAAGTAGAaccagctcagcagttaagccaGGCCCCATGAGAATGTTGGTGTAGAAGTAGCCTCGATCCATTTcaaggactaaaaaaaaaaaatctaagggcTATTGTTAAAACTATTGATTTCCAAATAAACAGATgtcttaacagattttttttaaaagagtagttCTTTTTTATTGCTAGACATCCACTTACATGGGAAATCATAATACGTGTATTCAAAGGTTTATGCCCTTCGCAGTGCCCACACATTGAACTTTAAAATACTTCCCTGACTATTTCCTGGTTGATAACGTTTGTACGCTTTCTCACGAGATGATGCAAACACTTCTACAAAGCATCTCTACCCCGCAGTTAGCAAGCATCAGGCTCCAGGAAGGATGCGGATCAATTACCAGGCTCTGGTCATGGCAGAAAGGGGCCACTTGACAGCTCTCTGGGAAATAGTGGGGGGCGATGTGTGCAGAGTTGAGCTCTGGGAATGTGTTTGTCTGAAGGTAGGACTCGAAGATCTGGTCGAGGCAGCTAGGACTTTCTTCACAAGAGACACAGGTGGAAAATTCTCGGGCTTGAAAATAACTGGGTGTGGAAGACGTTGTTTCAGGCTCAAAATACAGTcctagaagagaaagggaaatgatttttttttttttacttaaaaattgcAAAATAGGCTTGAATAgagttttcttctatttattatatttagggGGAAATGGAGGTTGGGAAATTCCTTATAAGTAAACACTTTTGGAATTTGAACTGTGTTAGTTGTCTTAGGTTAATCCCAGTCCCAGAGAAATTAATCTAATCAGAATGCATGTGGCCCAGCCAGTATCTAAATGCCACATTCAAGGAAGAGCACAAGCCTCCGCTTTCGGGGCTATAAAAGCATTAGCGACTAAAACTATCTGCAGCTCAAGGAAACTTTTCTGATGAATTTATTGGGGGGCTTTGGAAAACCTTCTGGCATTACGCTCTTGTTGCTTACCTAAACTTTTCATGTAAGGGACTTAAAT
This window contains:
- the Colca2 gene encoding colorectal cancer-associated protein 2 isoform X3, which gives rise to MTVKELLQQRRAHQAASGTTLSGSSSLHLPDTTMPSSAGLYFEPETTSSTPSYFQAREFSTCVSCEESPSCLDQIFESYLQTNTFPELNSAHIAPHYFPESCQVAPFCHDQSLIPGSPSDSSSLSGSFDCSYSPAQLPSYTPEGYTSPPLDSLHSSLPEEGYFCQHWPSHPQYNHASPGTPSSSVCYYASCEAEHLDALRTTEFFSYSGMDCIDFAPPAATTSDFYKRETSCDACYS
- the Colca2 gene encoding colorectal cancer-associated protein 2 isoform X2, which gives rise to MPSSAGLYFEPETTSSTPSYFQAREFSTCVSCEESPSCLDQIFESYLQTNTFPELNSAHIAPHYFPESCQVAPFCHDQSLIPGSPSDSSSLSGSFDCSYSPAQLPSYTPEGYTSPPLDSLHSSLPEEGYFCQHWPSHPQYNHASPGTPSSSVCYYASCEAEHLDALRTTEFFSYSGMDCIDFAPPAATTSDFYKRETSCDACYS
- the Colca2 gene encoding colorectal cancer-associated protein 2 isoform X1, producing MSEKPKVYQGVRVKMTVKELLQQRRAHQAASGTTLSGSSSLHLPDTTMPSSAGLYFEPETTSSTPSYFQAREFSTCVSCEESPSCLDQIFESYLQTNTFPELNSAHIAPHYFPESCQVAPFCHDQSLIPGSPSDSSSLSGSFDCSYSPAQLPSYTPEGYTSPPLDSLHSSLPEEGYFCQHWPSHPQYNHASPGTPSSSVCYYASCEAEHLDALRTTEFFSYSGMDCIDFAPPAATTSDFYKRETSCDACYS